A region from the Candidatus Zixiibacteriota bacterium genome encodes:
- the sucD gene encoding succinate--CoA ligase subunit alpha — MAILVTKESKVLVQGITGSAGQFHTKRMLEYGTQIVGGTSPGKGGQEVEGLPVFDTVDECIDATGADTSVIFLPAPFVKEAAIEAIYAGIKFVVVIPEHIPIFDMMQIRQEAQKYGTTVLGGNTAGIITPGEANLGIMPDIAFKPGRVGTVSRSGSLTYYVADTLTHSGYGETTCVGLGGDPVLGSTFGEILQMFDEDKKTEAVVMVGEIGGVYEERATSRIKKMKTPVICMIGGVFAPQGKRMGHAGAIVEGSMGTARSKLRVLEEAGAYPARTFLDIPKILKSLNV; from the coding sequence ATGGCTATTCTGGTGACTAAAGAATCCAAGGTTCTGGTTCAGGGGATCACCGGTTCCGCCGGTCAGTTCCACACCAAGCGGATGCTCGAGTACGGTACCCAGATAGTTGGCGGTACCTCGCCTGGAAAGGGCGGCCAGGAGGTCGAAGGTCTGCCGGTTTTTGACACGGTCGATGAATGTATCGATGCCACAGGTGCCGATACCTCGGTCATTTTCCTTCCGGCCCCGTTTGTCAAGGAAGCCGCGATCGAGGCGATTTATGCCGGGATTAAGTTCGTGGTCGTGATACCGGAACATATACCGATCTTCGATATGATGCAGATTCGCCAGGAAGCCCAGAAATACGGAACAACCGTACTGGGCGGAAACACTGCCGGAATCATTACACCCGGTGAGGCCAACCTGGGGATAATGCCCGATATAGCCTTTAAGCCCGGTCGTGTGGGGACTGTCTCACGCTCCGGATCCTTGACATATTACGTCGCCGACACCCTGACTCATTCCGGATACGGAGAGACTACCTGTGTAGGCCTGGGAGGCGATCCCGTTCTGGGTTCGACTTTCGGCGAAATCCTGCAGATGTTCGATGAGGATAAAAAGACCGAGGCGGTCGTGATGGTGGGAGAAATCGGCGGTGTCTACGAGGAACGGGCTACCTCGCGTATCAAGAAGATGAAAACCCCGGTAATCTGCATGATCGGCGGGGTGTTTGCTCCGCAGGGCAAGCGGATGGGTCATGCCGGCGCGATCGTCGAGGGCTCCATGGGTACAGCACGATCCAAGCTCAGGGTGCTGGAGGAGGCGGGAGCCTATCCGGCACGAACATTTCTGGACATACCCAAAATACTGAAAAGTCTGAACGTATAG
- the sucC gene encoding succinate--CoA ligase subunit beta (catalyzes the interconversion of succinyl-CoA and succinate) — MGLLSTVSKGLGMRLFEFEAKKLFAKKKIAVTEGIVASSPEDVTAAVRKLGGQAILKVQILSGGRGKAGGVRKVDTPDEAFTAAEEMFSSTVKGYKVERVLVDPLLDVKKEYYLGVTIDRANYKLVFISSPSGGVDIEEVARTDPKKVYREAFEFDEKMYSFQAFAIGKKLGFYTDKLKASVKIIKGLFDVFKSYDCKLAEINPLIETEDGELYAADARISIDDDALFRHPELTEMGIEKRHEEGEMTEREQQAREWGIPYLDLEGNIGMFPGGAGFGIMGNDFINYYGGKPANFMDSGGGPSPERLSRMLTLLDDNPQVKAIFGARFGGISRCDDFAKGVIMFLRDHGLSKPMVCRMTGNMWQEGVRLFEEAKDETPEAFEKIEIHGIETPIEDIAKRAVELAKEAQ; from the coding sequence ATGGGACTGTTAAGTACGGTTTCGAAAGGACTGGGAATGCGATTATTTGAGTTTGAAGCCAAAAAGCTGTTTGCCAAGAAGAAAATAGCTGTAACCGAGGGAATCGTGGCCTCATCTCCCGAGGATGTCACCGCGGCGGTGCGTAAACTCGGCGGTCAGGCGATTCTCAAGGTACAGATTCTCTCCGGCGGTCGTGGCAAAGCCGGCGGTGTGAGAAAAGTCGATACACCCGATGAAGCCTTCACGGCGGCCGAGGAGATGTTTTCCTCTACCGTCAAGGGCTACAAGGTCGAACGGGTCCTTGTCGATCCGCTTCTGGATGTAAAAAAAGAATACTACCTGGGTGTGACCATCGACAGGGCCAATTACAAGCTGGTCTTCATTTCCTCGCCCTCAGGCGGTGTGGACATTGAAGAAGTAGCCCGTACCGATCCCAAGAAAGTCTATCGCGAAGCGTTTGAATTCGATGAGAAGATGTATTCATTTCAGGCATTCGCGATCGGCAAGAAGCTCGGATTCTACACCGATAAGCTGAAAGCATCGGTCAAGATCATAAAGGGTTTGTTTGATGTCTTCAAATCCTACGACTGCAAACTGGCCGAGATCAACCCGTTGATCGAAACCGAGGATGGCGAGCTGTATGCCGCCGATGCCCGGATTTCGATCGATGATGACGCCCTTTTCCGCCATCCGGAATTGACCGAGATGGGAATAGAAAAACGTCATGAGGAAGGCGAGATGACCGAGCGCGAACAACAGGCGCGGGAATGGGGTATTCCATACCTCGACCTGGAGGGCAATATCGGAATGTTTCCCGGTGGAGCCGGTTTCGGAATCATGGGCAATGATTTTATCAACTACTATGGTGGTAAGCCCGCCAACTTCATGGATTCCGGAGGTGGCCCCTCGCCCGAGAGGCTTTCGCGGATGCTGACTCTCCTTGACGATAACCCGCAGGTCAAGGCGATCTTCGGGGCACGATTTGGCGGGATTTCCCGTTGCGATGACTTTGCCAAAGGAGTGATCATGTTTTTGCGTGATCATGGCCTGTCTAAGCCTATGGTCTGTCGTATGACCGGTAATATGTGGCAGGAAGGTGTACGCCTGTTTGAAGAAGCCAAAGATGAAACCCCCGAAGCATTTGAAAAGATCGAAATCCACGGGATCGAGACACCGATCGAGGATATCGCCAAACGCGCGGTCGAGCTGGCAAAGGAGGCGCAATAA